In Chryseobacterium sp., the genomic window ATAACACACCGTTATCCCATCGGTTAAAGGAGATCAGTATTTTATGAGGAATTTAAATTGAAGGATAAAGAAGATCAAATATCCAGAATAAATACCGGTTATAAATATTCTTTCGGAATCGAAATATTATTCTTTTTCATGTATTCCAACAGACTCTGATATTTATCTTCATACCCATCCGTTCCGCATTTGTGAGAAATGCTGCAGATATCTGAAGGCTTGATGTCTAAAATATCGGAGATCTTGGTAAGTATATCTAAGTTGATCTTCACTTTAGAATTCTCAATATCCGAATAGGCTTTTTGGGAAATCCCCATTTCAAAGGCCATATACTCCTGCGTAAGATCTTTGCTCCTACGGATTTTTCTGATATTTTGTCCACATATTTTCATCGTTTCTGTTTTAGTAGTTTTCGGTATAGTTTAGAAGATTATCTATTAGACTCTAACAAAGTTAATAAATACCTTTGGCAAAACATTATACACGTTACATGATATTTATTTTCATCATAGAAAAAGGCCTAAAATAAGGCTGTTTCAGAGAAAATATAACTTCGGTAAACACTATTGGAATTTATGGAGACGCAAAAATTTAATTATGACAATAATATTGTCAGGGCATTCCTCTATGCAACTATCATATTCGGACTCATCGGATTTCTGCTGGGGCTTACTGCCGCATTGATGCTTTTTTATCCCGAATTACCTGAATTTTTATTCGGTACGGATGATACGACCATTAAAAGTTTGGCATCGGGTAATATTCAGGGATTGATTAACACTCAGGGAGCTATGGGCTTCGGAAGGATCAGAATGCTTCATACGAGTGCCGTCATTTTTGCTTTCGTATGTAATTCCTTTTTCTGCGGTGCTTACTATAGTATGCAAAGGCTATTGAAAACAAGAATGTACAGTGATACATTATCCTGGCTCCATTTCTGGTCCTGGCAGTTTATGATCATCAGTGTCGTCATTACCTTCTTAATGGGTATTAACACTTCTAAGGAATATGCCGAGCACGAATGGCCTATTGATATATTAATTGCTTTCTCATGGATCATCTTCGGAATCAATATGTTCGGAACCATTGCCAAAAGAAGGGTAAGACATTTGTATGTAGCCCTCTGGTTCTATATGGCAACGTGGATTGCCGTAGCCATGCTTCATATCTTTAATAACCTGGAAGTTCCGTTATCTTTCACAAGCTGGAAATCTTATTCTGTATATGCAGGTGTAAAAGATGCATTAGTACAATGGTGGTATGGGCACAATGCAGTAGCATTCGTATTAACCACCCCTGTGTTAGGTCTGATGTATTACTTTATGCCAAAAGCGGCACAGCGACCGGTATTCTCATATAAATTATCCATTATTCACTTCTGGTCGCTGATCTTTGTATACCTTTGGGCCGGGCCTCACCACCTGCAATATACAGCATTACCGGCATGGGCTCAGGCTGTGGGCACAGGGTTTTCCATCATGCTTATTGCTCCATCCTGGGGAGGCATGTTAAACGGCCTTCTTACTTTAAGGGGAGCCTGGGATAAAGTAAGAGAGAATCCAATTCTTAAATTCTTCGTAGTAGCGGTTACCTGTTATGGTATGGCCACTTTCGAAGGACCTTTATTAGCCACAAAATCTTTAAACAAAATAGGACACTATACCGATTGGGTCATTGGCCACGTACACTTGGGAGCTCTTGGATGGAATGGTTTCATGGCATTCGGAGTAGTATATTACCTGGTTCCGATCATGTGGAGGACGACCCTTTGGTCTAAAAAATTAGCCAATTGGCACTTCTGGCTGGGAACATTAGGAATTATCTTCTACGCTGTTCCGATGTATATTTCAGGATTCACACAGGGATTGATGTGGAAACAGTTCAATCCGGACGGTACTCTATTGTGGAAAAACTGGCTGGATACGGTAACAGCGGTTATCCCATACTTTAAAATGAGATTCTTAGGAGGCATCCTTTATCTTTCAGGGGCTATTTTAATGGTCATCAATGTGATCAAAACCATCAAAGCCGGTTCATTCCAAAAAGAAGTTCCTGCAGAAGCTCCGGCATTAGCCAACATAGGCAGTACAAGAAAAGAAGGAGAAGGTGTACACCTATGGCTGGAAAGAACGCCTACCCTGCTTTCTATATTGGCTTTCATTACAGTAGCTATCGGAGGGCTTATAGAAATCATTCCTACGCTGTCACTGAAACAAAGTGTACCTACCATTACTGCAGTAAAACCATATACTCCGTTGGAGCTGGAAGGAAGAGACCTCTATATCCGGGAAGGATGTAATGCATGTCACTCTCAGATGATCAGACCTTTCCGTGATGAGGTGGTACGATTTGAAGGTAAAAACGGACAGTATTCTAAAGCCGGAGAGTTTATTTACGACAGACCATTCTTATGGGGATCCAAAAGAACCGGACCTGATCTTCACAGAGAAGGAGGCAGAAACCCTGATTCCTGGCATTTTAAACATATGTACAACCCAAGGATTACCTCTGCCGGTTCCATCATGCCACGTTTTCCATGGCTGATCACCAATAAGCTGGACCGTACTCAAATGGTGGATAAACTGAAGCTGATGAAAAACTCATTTGACGTACCATATACAAAAGCCCAGATCGATTCTGCCAGCCAATGGGCAGACAACCAGTCAAAAGCTATTGTTAAAAGAATCTATTCAGAAGCTGCGGATGTAAAAGATCAGATGGCAAAAGAAAAAACAGCCAAAGGATCTTCTTATGTACCGCTTGAGCAGAGAGAAATTGTGGCGATGATCGCCTATCTGCAAAGATTAGGGACAGATATCAAAACAACACAGGTACAAACAGCAAGTGTAGAGTAATCATTAAATGTTATTGCAATGAAAACGAGAACCCCAATTTCAATATATATCGCGACTACCATAGGCTTAACCATCATGGCCTTTGAAATGTTCGCCAGTGATTCAGGTTATTTTTCATCTCCATTCTTCTGGGCCTTGATGCTGATTGCCATTATTCTTCTGATGATCATGAACTCTATTGGGGACATGATTGAAAATGAAAGCTTCAGCAGACTGTCAGAGGAAGAAAAAAAACAGTATCTGGCAGACAAAAGTGTTCCCTATTATCAAAAACTATGGAATTCTGCTTTTAAAAAACAGTCTGTCTCCGAGGAAAAAGATATTCTTATTGATCACGGTTTCGACGGAATCACAGAGCTGGACAACTCACTTCCAAAATGGTGGATAGGCTTATTCTGGTTCGGATGTATTTTCTGTGCCGTGTATTTAACAGCTTTTGCCTTTACAGATTATGCCCATCCGGATGCTGAATACGGCAAAGAAGCAAAAACAATGCTGGCTTCCATCGAAGAATATGAGAAAAATGCTCCCCAAATCAATCTGGAAACAGCAAAATACAGTGCCGATCATATCGCAGAAGGCCAGGAACTGTTCAAAACCAATTGTGTGACCTGTCACGGAGACGGAGGCAAAGGAGGTATCGGCCCTAACCTTACGGACACCCACTGGATCAATATCAAAGAAAAAAGTTTATTTAAAAACGTTTTCTGGATGCTTGAAAACGGTTCTCCCAATAATCCTACGATGAGGCCATTCATTAAAGAAGGAACCATTACAGGAAGAGATGCTGAAAAAATTGCAGCCTATATTTATCATATTAACCAGGAATCTTCTCCCATCACAGTGGCCCAAGGTGGGGCTGCAGCACAGGGTGAAGAGGTGAAATGGGAAAACGGAAACGATTAAAAAATTATTACCCAACAACATATAAACCATGCCACGCCCCCTTTACACTACATTAACATTTGAATTTTCATTTTTGCTAACTAACCTTTTCAACATAAAAAATGATATAAAGGGGGCTTTCTAAAAATAAAATCCGCACCTTGGTTCGTCTTACTCAACTATTCACTTGACAACTACTAAACTAAAAATTCCATAATAAGACAGCCAAGGCAGGATTTTTGCATTTGTAAAGGGTACCACAACAAGGATTGAATCAAATAGTATTATTATCTTTGTTAGAAACCATATTGCATTTGAAACTGAAAATCAACACTACAAAACTCTTAAAGCGTATTGCAATAACCTTTATTTCAATATTGGTTCTTCTTACCCTGTTGATCCTAAGCTTAAGGCTTCCTGCCGTTCAAAACTTTATTAAAGACCGGCTCGTTGTCTATCTTGAGAAAAAAATCAAAACCAAAGTAAGCCTTGAAAAAGTCTATATAGGATTTCCCAACAGCCTTGTGATGGAAAACCTTTACCTCAAGGGGCAGGACGTTGACACTCTTCTGTCAGTTAAAAAACTGGATGTAGGACTGCATATGCTGAAGCTCATCAGTTCTACGGCAGATATCACTTCCGTAGATATGCAGGGAGCCCGTGCCAATGTCGTAAGAAAACCGGATGGAAAATTCAATTTTGATTATATCATGGATGCTTTTGCGACCAGTGATAAGGAAGAAAGCCCATCCAAGCCGTTTATTATTTCTCTTGATAAAATTAATTTAAAGGATATCGGTGTTACTTTTAACGACCAACAGTCGAGGAATGACATCAAACTTTATTTCAAGTCTTTTGATACAAGGGTTAAAAAGTTTGACCTCAGTAAAAACACCTATGCAGTCAATGATATTAACCTTGACGGATTAAAATTAAAGTTAAAACAGGGAATAGTAGAGGAAGTTTCTAAAAAAGTTGAGAAAAAAGTAGACTCGCTCAATAAAAAGAAGCCGATGAGTATTGGGCTGAGGGGCATCAAACTTACCCATTTCGATATTGACTACGGTGATGATAATACCAAAACATTTGCTAAAGTTGTATTTAAAGAATTAAGCACAAAAGTCAACAAACTTGATCTTGAAAACAATTCTTACCATATTGCCAATGTCTTTCTTTCGGGAGCGGATATTAATGCCAACCTTTATCTTCCTGCTCAAAATGCCAACCCTAAAAATTCAAAGGAACCGGAACCGTCCAAAGTTTCCGATCAGGATAAAGCCATCCATCTTCTATTAGGAAAGCTCGTGCTCAACGATGTAAAGGCGGCATATAACAATACTGCTATCGCTCCTACCCAGCAGGGAATGGACTTCAATCATCTGAACTTCTCCAAAATGAATGTTGAGGTGAGAAGTTTTAAAATGGAGAACAATACGTTTGCAGGAACAGTTAATTCTGCAGAAATTCAGGAAGGAAGAGGATTGGATATTCAAAAATTCAATACTGATTTTGTCTATGCTGAAAAAGAAGCTTATCTCAAGAGCCTGTATCTTCAGACTCCCAAAACCCTCTTGCGGGATGAAATTATTTTAAATTATAATTCCATTGAACAATTAAGTTCAAACCTTGGTGCTGTGAAAATTTCAGCCCGTATTAAAGATTCTAAAGTTGGTTTTTCTGATATCTTAAATCTGGTGCCTGGTCTAAAAAATACGGTCCCATTCAACAAATATCCGAATGCAATCCTGAATGTCAATGCGAATGTAAAAGGAAGCGTGAATGATCTCTTCATTCAGGATCTCAAGGTTTCGGGACTTGATCAGTTGAGAGTGGCTGCTTCAGGAAGAGTCAGAAATGCGATGAACCCTGATCAGTTGTACTATGATCTGAGAATCGGTGAATTTTCTTCTAATGCCAAAACAATTTTCAACCTTGTTCCGAAAAATACCATTCCCTCCAATATTGCACTTCCCTCCCACTTCAGTGTCAAAGGAAATGCCAAAGGGACGACCAAGGTCATCAATACTGATCTTAACTTATACTCTACTCTTGGAAATGCGGCGATCATTGCCAATATCGATATGCGCAGAAAAAATCATGAGCTGTATGACGTCAAGGCCAATCTTCAGGGAATACAGGTTGGAAAGATCATTAAAAATAAAGATATCGGCCCTGTTACAGCGCAAATTGCCGCCAAGGGAGAAAGTTTTGATTTTAAAAATGCCAATGCCAATGTAAAAGGACACGTGGCCTCCGCCGTTTATAAAGGATACCGTTATCAAAATATGGATTTAACTGGTAAAATCAATAGAGGAGCTTATCATGTTATTTTAAATTCAAAAGACCCTAATGCCCATCTGCAGCTGACTGCTTCGGGAGTGTATGATGAAAAAAATCCTACGGTCAAAGTAAATGGAGAAGTGATCAAACTGGATGTCAATAAACTTGGATTTTATGAAAAACCAATGATTATTGCCGGAAAAATTGATGGAGACTTTACAAGCCTGGATCCCAACAATCTGAACGGCTACCTAAATCTTAAAGATTTTGCCTTTTCCGACACCAAAGAAGTTTATCCGGTGCAGGAAGTGAATCTGAAGGCTTCTTCCACAAAGGACTCCACACAGATTATTTTTAATTCTCAGATAGCCGATGCCGAGCTGAAGGGAAAATA contains:
- the ccoN gene encoding cytochrome-c oxidase, cbb3-type subunit I; its protein translation is METQKFNYDNNIVRAFLYATIIFGLIGFLLGLTAALMLFYPELPEFLFGTDDTTIKSLASGNIQGLINTQGAMGFGRIRMLHTSAVIFAFVCNSFFCGAYYSMQRLLKTRMYSDTLSWLHFWSWQFMIISVVITFLMGINTSKEYAEHEWPIDILIAFSWIIFGINMFGTIAKRRVRHLYVALWFYMATWIAVAMLHIFNNLEVPLSFTSWKSYSVYAGVKDALVQWWYGHNAVAFVLTTPVLGLMYYFMPKAAQRPVFSYKLSIIHFWSLIFVYLWAGPHHLQYTALPAWAQAVGTGFSIMLIAPSWGGMLNGLLTLRGAWDKVRENPILKFFVVAVTCYGMATFEGPLLATKSLNKIGHYTDWVIGHVHLGALGWNGFMAFGVVYYLVPIMWRTTLWSKKLANWHFWLGTLGIIFYAVPMYISGFTQGLMWKQFNPDGTLLWKNWLDTVTAVIPYFKMRFLGGILYLSGAILMVINVIKTIKAGSFQKEVPAEAPALANIGSTRKEGEGVHLWLERTPTLLSILAFITVAIGGLIEIIPTLSLKQSVPTITAVKPYTPLELEGRDLYIREGCNACHSQMIRPFRDEVVRFEGKNGQYSKAGEFIYDRPFLWGSKRTGPDLHREGGRNPDSWHFKHMYNPRITSAGSIMPRFPWLITNKLDRTQMVDKLKLMKNSFDVPYTKAQIDSASQWADNQSKAIVKRIYSEAADVKDQMAKEKTAKGSSYVPLEQREIVAMIAYLQRLGTDIKTTQVQTASVE
- a CDS encoding cbb3-type cytochrome c oxidase N-terminal domain-containing protein; translation: MKTRTPISIYIATTIGLTIMAFEMFASDSGYFSSPFFWALMLIAIILLMIMNSIGDMIENESFSRLSEEEKKQYLADKSVPYYQKLWNSAFKKQSVSEEKDILIDHGFDGITELDNSLPKWWIGLFWFGCIFCAVYLTAFAFTDYAHPDAEYGKEAKTMLASIEEYEKNAPQINLETAKYSADHIAEGQELFKTNCVTCHGDGGKGGIGPNLTDTHWINIKEKSLFKNVFWMLENGSPNNPTMRPFIKEGTITGRDAEKIAAYIYHINQESSPITVAQGGAAAQGEEVKWENGND
- a CDS encoding helix-turn-helix transcriptional regulator — protein: MKICGQNIRKIRRSKDLTQEYMAFEMGISQKAYSDIENSKVKINLDILTKISDILDIKPSDICSISHKCGTDGYEDKYQSLLEYMKKNNISIPKEYL